GGCGATTCATGAAGCCTATCCGGACACCCATGGCGTGCGCCTCGCCGATGGCCGCGTGCGTCGCGAGGATGAAGTGGTGTGGCTCGCGCCGATCGAGGTCGGCACGATCTTCGCGCTCGGCTTGAACTACGCGGAGCATGCGAAGGAATTGCAGTTCAACAAGCAGGAAGAGCCCCTGGTCTTTCTAAAAGGTCCGGGCGCGGTTATCGGCCACCGTGGCTTCACGCGCCGCCCCGCAGACGTCACCTTCATGCACTACGAATGCGAACTGGCTGTCGTGATCGGCCAAACCGCGCGGAACGTCAAGCGCGAAGACGCCATGCAGCACGTGGCCGGCTACATGATCGCCAACGATTACGCGATCCGCGACTACCTGGAAAACTATTACCGCCCCAACCTGCGCGTGAAAAATCGCGACGGCGGCACGGTGCTCGGCCCCTGGTTCGTCGATGCCGCCGATATCGAAGACGTCACGCAGCTCGAACTACGCACGTTCGTCAACGGTACGCGGCAGCAACACGGCAACACACGCGATCTCGTCACCGATATCCCGGCGTTGATCGAATACCTGAGCAGCTTCATGACCCTCGCACCCGGCGACGTGATTCTGACCGGCACGCCGGAAGGCATCGTCAACGTCAACGCCGGCGACGAAGTGGTTTGCGAAATCGACGGCCTTGGCCATCTCGTCAATACGATTGCATCCGACGCGGACTTCGGCCGCGCCTGATCGACTGCTTTGCGTGGGATTGGAGTAAGCGCTGAAGAGCCAACTTTGGCCGACAGCTTTGCATGGGACCAGAGTAAGCGCTATGCACGAGACCGGAGTAACGCGCTATGGGGCTGGAGTAAGCGCTAAAGCGCCAAGTCCGGTCGACAGCTAGAGAGAGAAAGGACAACACAATGCGAATCGAACATCTGATCAACGGCAAGTCGAGCGCCGCGAAGGATTATTTCGAAACCGTCAATCCGGCGACGCAAGACGTAATCGCTGAAGTGGCGCGTGGCGGAGCGGAAGAAGTCGACGCTGCCGTACGCGCGGCCAAGGAAG
This genomic stretch from Paraburkholderia caffeinilytica harbors:
- a CDS encoding fumarylacetoacetate hydrolase family protein; amino-acid sequence: MMRGRVAYAGAIHEAYPDTHGVRLADGRVRREDEVVWLAPIEVGTIFALGLNYAEHAKELQFNKQEEPLVFLKGPGAVIGHRGFTRRPADVTFMHYECELAVVIGQTARNVKREDAMQHVAGYMIANDYAIRDYLENYYRPNLRVKNRDGGTVLGPWFVDAADIEDVTQLELRTFVNGTRQQHGNTRDLVTDIPALIEYLSSFMTLAPGDVILTGTPEGIVNVNAGDEVVCEIDGLGHLVNTIASDADFGRA